From Alienimonas californiensis, a single genomic window includes:
- a CDS encoding ABC transporter ATP-binding protein produces MTLLVEEVTKSYPDPAGGPPTRILDVPRYQLAKAEQAVLLGASGGGKTTLLNVIAGLTTPDSGRVEIGGVNLTALPEASRDRFRAQRIGYVFQTFHLLSAFTALENVLLGMSFTGRTADRHAAAALLERVGLSHRSGNRPSQLSVGERQRVAVARALASEPMLMLADEPTANVDVAHRDAVLDLIRETCSERGVALLLVTHDREAAARFDRVEELGTINRVVSGAVGVGRKAEGGAPAAV; encoded by the coding sequence GTGACGTTGTTGGTTGAAGAGGTGACGAAGTCCTATCCGGACCCCGCCGGCGGACCGCCGACGCGGATCCTGGACGTGCCCCGCTACCAGTTGGCGAAGGCCGAACAGGCCGTGCTGCTGGGGGCCAGCGGGGGCGGGAAGACCACGCTGCTGAACGTGATCGCCGGCCTGACCACGCCGGACTCCGGCCGCGTGGAGATCGGCGGGGTGAACCTCACGGCGCTGCCGGAGGCCTCCCGCGACCGTTTTCGGGCCCAGCGGATCGGCTACGTCTTCCAGACGTTTCACCTGCTGTCGGCCTTCACGGCGCTGGAGAACGTGCTGCTGGGGATGAGCTTCACCGGCCGCACGGCCGACCGCCACGCCGCCGCGGCGCTGCTGGAGCGGGTCGGCCTCTCCCACCGGTCCGGTAACCGGCCGTCGCAGCTGTCCGTCGGCGAACGCCAGCGGGTCGCCGTGGCCCGGGCGCTGGCCAGCGAGCCGATGCTGATGCTCGCCGACGAACCCACCGCCAACGTGGACGTCGCCCACCGCGACGCCGTGCTGGACCTGATCCGCGAGACCTGCTCCGAACGCGGCGTGGCCCTGCTGCTGGTCACCCACGACCGCGAAGCCGCCGCCCGCTTCGACCGCGTGGAGGAACTGGGCACGATCAATCGGGTTGTTTCCGGGGCTGTGGGGGTAGGGCGGAAGGCGGAAGGCGGCGCCCCCGCCGCTGTGTAA
- a CDS encoding DUF885 domain-containing protein: MSLTATPLLVLLLAVSPQTGELPQGSDPPSPVAPPEDFGAGSLEGLKPAEAAPADAAARLDALLKDHWAWTLENFPELSTYLGMPGGNDRWNDDSPTAFARRHADRLAFAERAAAIDASTLDENDALNLTLFRRELAVQIAEWNTGWHLLPVSAREGIQDAGSLADTISFKTVKDYDDWLTRIDAFGEKMDATLALLGEGVETGRLHPQVVMSRLPRQIRAQIVEDPADSLFYKPFRDIPGVPAEDAEKLRAAAKIGIAQTVVPAYQRMLDFFEAVYLPACYEHVGCWQWPEVREEDGSVRFWAGPRCYEHFCGKFTTTDATPEAIHAVGLAEVARIRAEMEAIKEEVGFEGDLQAFFTHLRTDPQFFYGSAQELLDGYRQLIRTVDPELPKLFGTLPRTPYDVQAIPAHIAPDTTTAYYREPSADFTRPGTFFVNLYKPESRPKWEMAALSLHEAVPGHHLQIARSIELADLPAFRKYGGYTAFIEGWALYAEQMGEELGVYDDPYARFGQLTYEMWRAVRLVVDTGMHDQQWTRDEAIDFFLANAPKTRLDVVNEVDRYIAWPGQALAYKTGELKINELRTYAEEELGEDFDVKAFHDFVLGAGAVPLDVLEERVKAWVAEQE, from the coding sequence ATGTCGCTGACTGCTACGCCGCTGCTGGTCCTCCTGTTGGCCGTTTCTCCGCAAACCGGCGAACTCCCGCAAGGCAGCGACCCGCCGTCGCCCGTCGCCCCGCCGGAGGACTTCGGGGCGGGGTCGCTGGAGGGTTTGAAGCCGGCGGAGGCAGCCCCCGCGGACGCCGCCGCCCGGCTGGACGCCCTGTTGAAGGACCATTGGGCGTGGACGCTGGAGAACTTCCCGGAGCTGTCCACCTACCTCGGCATGCCGGGGGGGAACGACCGCTGGAACGACGACTCGCCCACGGCGTTCGCCCGCCGGCACGCCGACCGCCTCGCCTTCGCCGAACGGGCCGCGGCGATCGACGCGTCCACGCTGGACGAAAACGACGCCCTCAACCTCACGCTGTTCCGCCGCGAACTGGCGGTTCAGATCGCGGAGTGGAACACCGGCTGGCACCTGTTGCCGGTCTCAGCCCGGGAGGGGATTCAGGACGCGGGCAGCCTCGCGGACACGATTTCGTTCAAAACCGTGAAGGATTACGACGACTGGCTGACGCGGATCGACGCCTTCGGCGAGAAGATGGACGCCACGTTGGCGCTGCTGGGGGAGGGCGTCGAGACCGGCCGGCTGCACCCGCAGGTCGTGATGAGCCGCCTGCCCCGGCAGATCCGGGCGCAAATCGTGGAGGACCCCGCCGACAGCCTGTTCTATAAGCCGTTCCGGGACATACCCGGCGTGCCGGCGGAGGACGCCGAAAAGCTGCGGGCGGCGGCGAAGATCGGCATCGCGCAAACCGTCGTGCCGGCCTACCAGCGGATGCTGGACTTCTTCGAGGCGGTCTATCTGCCGGCCTGCTACGAGCACGTGGGCTGCTGGCAATGGCCGGAGGTGCGTGAAGAAGACGGCTCCGTCCGCTTCTGGGCCGGGCCGCGGTGCTACGAGCACTTCTGCGGCAAGTTCACGACCACCGACGCGACCCCGGAGGCGATCCACGCCGTCGGCCTCGCCGAGGTCGCCCGCATCCGGGCGGAGATGGAGGCCATCAAAGAAGAGGTCGGCTTCGAGGGCGATTTGCAGGCGTTCTTCACCCACCTGCGGACCGACCCGCAGTTCTTCTACGGCTCCGCCCAGGAATTATTGGACGGCTACCGCCAGCTCATTCGGACCGTCGACCCGGAACTGCCGAAGCTGTTCGGCACGCTGCCGCGGACGCCCTACGACGTGCAGGCGATTCCCGCCCATATCGCCCCGGACACGACGACCGCCTACTACCGAGAGCCCAGCGCCGACTTCACCCGGCCGGGCACCTTCTTCGTGAACCTCTACAAACCGGAGAGCCGCCCGAAGTGGGAGATGGCCGCGCTGAGCCTGCACGAAGCGGTCCCCGGCCATCACCTGCAGATCGCCCGCAGCATCGAACTGGCCGACCTGCCCGCCTTCCGCAAATACGGCGGCTACACGGCGTTCATCGAGGGCTGGGCCCTGTACGCGGAGCAGATGGGCGAAGAACTGGGCGTCTACGACGACCCCTACGCCCGCTTCGGCCAACTCACCTACGAGATGTGGCGGGCCGTGCGGCTGGTGGTCGACACCGGCATGCACGACCAACAATGGACCCGTGACGAGGCGATCGACTTCTTCCTCGCCAACGCCCCCAAAACGCGGCTGGACGTGGTCAACGAGGTCGACCGCTACATCGCCTGGCCGGGCCAGGCCCTCGCCTATAAAACCGGCGAGTTGAAGATCAATGAACTGCGGACGTACGCGGAAGAAGAGTTGGGCGAGGACTTCGACGTGAAAGCGTTCCACGACTTCGTCCTCGGCGCCGGCGCCGTCCCGCTGGACGTATTGGAGGAGCGGGTGAAAGCCTGGGTCGCGGAGCAGGAGTGA
- a CDS encoding anthranilate synthase component II — MLFVLDNYDSFTFNLVQRFGEIDPTLEVVVERNDAVSLEDVARLRPERIVVSPGPCTPAEAGLSKAIIERFGPTAPILGVCLGHQSLAEVYGGTVGRAKRLMHGKVSEVCHTGAGVFAGLPNPFSATRYHSLDVPEDSLPDCLEVTAWVDSEEFGREIMGLQHKQFPVHGVQFHPESFLTEAGVELLENFLKLPAATWDAVSA; from the coding sequence ATGCTGTTCGTCCTCGACAACTACGACTCGTTCACCTTCAACCTCGTGCAGCGCTTCGGGGAGATCGACCCGACGCTGGAGGTCGTTGTCGAGCGGAACGACGCCGTCTCGCTGGAGGACGTGGCCCGCCTGCGGCCGGAGCGTATCGTCGTCTCCCCCGGCCCCTGCACGCCGGCCGAGGCGGGACTGAGCAAGGCGATTATCGAACGCTTCGGACCGACCGCGCCGATCCTGGGCGTCTGCCTGGGGCACCAGAGCCTCGCGGAGGTCTACGGCGGCACGGTCGGCCGGGCGAAGCGGTTGATGCACGGCAAGGTCAGCGAGGTTTGTCACACCGGCGCCGGCGTGTTCGCCGGCCTGCCGAACCCGTTCTCCGCGACCCGCTACCACAGCCTCGACGTGCCGGAGGACTCCCTGCCGGATTGCCTCGAAGTGACCGCCTGGGTCGACAGCGAGGAGTTCGGCCGCGAAATCATGGGTTTGCAGCACAAACAGTTCCCCGTCCACGGCGTGCAATTCCACCCTGAGAGTTTTCTGACCGAGGCGGGCGTGGAGTTATTGGAAAACTTCTTGAAGCTGCCCGCTGCAACGTGGGACGCCGTTTCTGCGTGA
- a CDS encoding vWA domain-containing protein: MNANLTEIVVVLDRSGSMSSMKTEAEGGLATFVADQKAEEGDARFTLAIFDDHYDVVHDRIDLREAPDRFTLEPRGMTALLDAVGRTIDNVGRELAETPEAERPGAVLFCVVTDGGENSSREYSGDRIKLMVEEQTHKYNWQFTFLGAGPEVFAQGERMGIDASSGAAFLDLGEALGATSAKMSRMRKAVRAGASGAVLAAANRMTDEERAQAEGK; encoded by the coding sequence ATGAACGCCAACCTGACCGAGATCGTCGTCGTGCTGGACCGCAGCGGCTCGATGAGCTCCATGAAGACCGAGGCGGAGGGCGGCCTGGCGACCTTCGTCGCCGACCAGAAGGCGGAGGAGGGCGACGCCCGCTTCACCCTGGCGATCTTCGACGACCACTACGACGTGGTGCACGACCGCATCGATCTGCGGGAGGCGCCGGACCGCTTCACGCTGGAACCGCGGGGGATGACGGCCCTGCTGGACGCCGTCGGCCGCACGATCGACAACGTCGGCCGGGAGCTGGCGGAGACGCCGGAAGCGGAGCGCCCCGGAGCGGTGCTGTTCTGCGTGGTCACCGACGGCGGCGAGAACTCCAGCCGCGAGTACAGCGGCGACCGTATCAAACTGATGGTCGAGGAACAGACGCACAAATACAATTGGCAGTTCACCTTCCTCGGTGCCGGGCCGGAGGTGTTCGCCCAGGGGGAGCGGATGGGGATCGACGCGTCGTCCGGGGCGGCGTTCCTAGACTTGGGCGAGGCGTTGGGCGCCACCTCGGCCAAGATGTCGCGGATGCGCAAGGCCGTCCGTGCCGGGGCCTCCGGGGCCGTACTGGCGGCCGCCAACCGGATGACCGACGAAGAGCGGGCCCAGGCCGAGGGGAAATGA
- a CDS encoding sulfatase family protein produces MPGSRIVLLLFALGTPAVAAERPNVVFVLTDDQRAEALGCMGHPHVKTPRIDQLAAEGALFKNHFCTTSLCSPSRASILGGLYAHAHGVTNNFTDYPADLPTFPRALQGAGYATAYVGKWHMGEDDDSKRPGFDHFVTHRGQGQYFDTEFRANDGPREVVPGYYTTVVTDMAIDWLEGLREDEQTADQPFLLMVGHKAPHSFYFPEQKYAAAFDEVRIPYPRTAFDLADKPDWITQRLNTWHGIYGPLFDWRKEFPDASAAAMLDFERMVRAYWGTILSVDDSVGRLYDHLARTGELDNTLFIFTSDNGLLEGEHGMVDKRTAHEPSIRIPLVVRYPELVSPKYPKTIDAQTLTLDFAPSILEICGAEPLPNVQGRSWKTLLAEGDPDWRTSWYYEYNYEEQFPYTPNVRALRTDRWKYTRYPHGDGSPDRHMAELYDLERDPGETTNLIARPDLQPMVAELRAELDRRIAEVRPDGEDEMPLDQGIKGELPEASIR; encoded by the coding sequence ATGCCCGGTTCCCGGATCGTTCTGCTCCTGTTCGCCCTCGGCACGCCGGCGGTCGCGGCGGAGCGGCCGAACGTCGTGTTCGTGCTCACGGACGATCAGCGGGCGGAGGCGCTGGGTTGTATGGGCCATCCGCACGTGAAAACGCCGCGGATCGACCAACTCGCCGCGGAGGGGGCGCTGTTCAAGAATCATTTCTGCACCACGTCGCTCTGCTCGCCTAGCCGGGCGTCGATCCTCGGCGGGCTCTACGCCCACGCCCACGGGGTGACCAACAACTTCACCGATTATCCGGCCGACCTGCCGACCTTTCCGCGGGCGCTGCAAGGCGCCGGCTACGCCACCGCCTACGTCGGTAAATGGCACATGGGCGAGGACGACGACAGCAAACGCCCGGGGTTCGATCACTTCGTCACCCACCGCGGGCAGGGGCAATATTTCGATACGGAGTTCCGGGCGAACGACGGCCCCCGCGAAGTCGTGCCGGGCTATTACACGACGGTCGTCACCGACATGGCGATCGACTGGCTGGAAGGGCTGCGGGAAGACGAACAGACCGCCGATCAGCCCTTCCTGCTGATGGTCGGCCATAAGGCCCCGCACAGCTTTTATTTCCCCGAGCAGAAGTACGCCGCGGCGTTCGACGAGGTGCGGATTCCCTATCCGCGGACGGCGTTCGATCTGGCGGACAAGCCGGACTGGATCACCCAGCGGCTCAACACCTGGCACGGCATCTACGGCCCGCTCTTCGACTGGCGGAAGGAGTTCCCCGACGCCTCCGCCGCGGCGATGCTCGATTTCGAGCGGATGGTGCGGGCCTACTGGGGCACGATCCTGTCGGTGGACGACTCCGTCGGCCGCCTCTACGACCACCTTGCCCGCACGGGGGAGCTGGACAATACGCTGTTCATCTTCACCAGCGACAACGGCCTGCTGGAGGGCGAGCACGGGATGGTCGATAAACGCACCGCCCACGAGCCCTCCATCCGCATTCCGCTGGTGGTGCGGTACCCGGAACTGGTCTCGCCGAAGTATCCGAAGACGATCGACGCCCAGACGCTGACGCTCGACTTCGCCCCCTCCATCCTGGAGATCTGCGGGGCCGAGCCGCTGCCGAACGTGCAGGGCCGGTCGTGGAAAACGCTGCTCGCCGAGGGCGACCCGGACTGGCGCACGAGTTGGTACTACGAATACAATTACGAGGAGCAGTTCCCCTACACGCCGAACGTGCGGGCGCTGCGGACCGATCGCTGGAAATATACTCGCTACCCGCACGGCGACGGCTCGCCGGACCGGCACATGGCGGAGTTATACGATCTGGAGCGCGACCCGGGGGAGACGACGAACCTGATCGCCCGGCCGGACCTCCAACCGATGGTGGCGGAGTTGCGGGCGGAACTGGACCGCCGCATCGCCGAAGTTCGTCCCGACGGGGAGGACGAGATGCCGCTCGATCAGGGCATCAAGGGCGAACTGCCGGAGGCGTCGATTCGCTAG
- a CDS encoding sulfatase-like hydrolase/transferase — MTFHLRAFPALALAAVALFGGRATAAERPNFVWIVSEDNSVHYLRHFFEGGAEAPAIEALAADGLTFNHAFSNAPVCSVARTTLATMCYGPRIGTQFHRRDFQPPLPNGQPTVYGALRRAGYYVTNNSKTDFNFVVPEDTWDESSKKASWKKRPDAEQPFFHMQSHAQTHESSLHFKKDSLKNRPSDRDLATVTPPPYLPDTPLVRGTQARYLDNHLAIDEIVARTVADLEAAGVLEDTFVFYFGDHGGVLPRGKGYVYDSGLHVPLVVRLPKNFAHLAQGFERGTRVDGFVSFVDFGPTVLRLAGVEPEGTIDGAAFLGPGVTPEAVAARQTSFGYADRMDEKYDFVRTLRRGRYRYVRAFQPWLPDGLQNNYRYNMLAYQQWRELSRRGELNATQAAFFEPKPIEALYDCEADPHEVRNLAADPAHAETLHELRSALRETMLGLPDLSFYPESVLAERAAADPAAFGQAHRQEIARLSAVADLALRPFDEAEPGLRAALSDANPMVRYWAAMVCTAFGERAASLAPLVRPLLEDDSPVVRLRATEFLGRIGAVEPQPLLATLLNETDSPIFAAEVLNTIVWFADHVVGTAPVDPSVLKPQVRGDSVARRLEYLNAPGAAAAE; from the coding sequence ATGACTTTTCACCTCCGAGCCTTCCCGGCGCTGGCCCTCGCCGCGGTCGCTCTGTTCGGCGGCCGGGCGACGGCGGCGGAGCGGCCGAACTTCGTCTGGATCGTGTCGGAGGACAATTCGGTCCACTACCTCCGCCATTTCTTTGAGGGCGGCGCCGAGGCCCCCGCGATCGAGGCTCTCGCCGCTGATGGGCTGACGTTCAACCACGCCTTCTCCAACGCTCCGGTCTGTTCCGTGGCCCGCACCACGCTGGCCACAATGTGTTACGGCCCGCGGATCGGCACGCAGTTCCACCGGAGGGATTTCCAGCCGCCGCTGCCGAACGGCCAGCCGACGGTCTACGGCGCCCTCCGGCGGGCCGGGTATTACGTAACGAACAACAGCAAAACGGACTTCAACTTCGTCGTGCCCGAAGACACGTGGGACGAGTCCTCGAAAAAGGCGAGCTGGAAGAAGCGGCCGGACGCGGAGCAACCGTTCTTTCATATGCAGTCCCACGCCCAGACGCACGAAAGCTCGCTGCACTTCAAAAAGGATTCTCTGAAGAACCGCCCGTCCGACCGCGACTTGGCAACGGTCACGCCGCCGCCGTATCTGCCGGACACGCCGCTGGTCCGCGGCACGCAGGCCCGCTACCTCGACAACCATCTGGCGATCGACGAGATTGTCGCCAGGACGGTCGCCGACCTGGAGGCGGCCGGCGTGTTGGAGGACACCTTCGTCTTTTATTTCGGCGACCACGGCGGCGTGCTGCCGCGGGGCAAAGGGTACGTTTACGACTCCGGCCTGCACGTGCCGTTGGTCGTTCGTCTTCCCAAGAACTTCGCTCACCTGGCGCAGGGTTTTGAGCGGGGCACGCGGGTGGACGGATTCGTCAGCTTCGTCGATTTCGGCCCCACCGTGCTGCGGCTGGCGGGCGTCGAACCGGAGGGCACGATCGACGGAGCCGCCTTCCTCGGCCCGGGCGTGACGCCGGAGGCGGTCGCGGCCCGGCAAACCAGCTTCGGCTACGCCGACCGCATGGACGAGAAATACGACTTCGTCCGCACGCTGCGGCGGGGCCGGTATCGATACGTCCGGGCCTTTCAGCCCTGGCTGCCGGACGGATTGCAGAATAATTACCGCTACAACATGCTCGCCTATCAGCAGTGGCGCGAGCTGAGCCGTCGCGGCGAGCTGAACGCGACGCAGGCGGCGTTCTTCGAGCCGAAGCCGATCGAGGCTCTCTATGACTGCGAGGCGGACCCGCACGAGGTCAGGAACCTCGCCGCCGATCCGGCCCACGCGGAGACGTTGCACGAACTGCGGTCGGCGCTGCGGGAGACGATGCTCGGGCTGCCGGACCTCAGCTTCTATCCCGAAAGCGTGCTCGCGGAGCGGGCCGCGGCGGACCCGGCGGCGTTCGGACAGGCTCACCGGCAGGAGATCGCCCGGCTGTCGGCCGTCGCGGATCTGGCCCTGCGGCCGTTCGACGAGGCGGAGCCGGGGCTGCGAGCCGCATTGAGCGATGCGAACCCCATGGTGCGGTACTGGGCGGCGATGGTCTGCACCGCCTTCGGGGAGCGGGCCGCGTCGCTGGCGCCGCTCGTCCGGCCGCTGTTGGAGGACGATTCCCCCGTCGTGCGGCTGCGGGCGACGGAGTTCCTCGGCCGCATCGGCGCCGTCGAGCCGCAACCGCTGCTGGCGACGCTGCTCAACGAGACGGACTCCCCGATCTTCGCCGCGGAGGTGCTGAACACAATCGTCTGGTTCGCGGACCACGTCGTAGGGACGGCGCCGGTCGACCCGTCCGTCCTCAAGCCGCAGGTCCGCGGGGACAGCGTCGCCCGGCGGCTGGAGTATCTCAACGCCCCCGGTGCCGCGGCGGCGGAATAA
- a CDS encoding polysaccharide biosynthesis/export family protein: MSAVRGAFALGARGPRRLAAAALLVLLAATSGCAAFRSLEGVPAGDLSPDFRQPVRSGLETIDLTLLRRTPPPQHRVDAGDVLSVYIEGVLGGPDQAPPISSATLALDRPSVGYPIEVREDGTLALPFAGAVSVRGLTLPQVEATLREEFTERRALLKTGQERVLVSLQRPRTHSVLVIRQESGNRQGNLGSAGTVNFELDKRGTGRIVDLPVYQNDVLHALAATGGLPGLDAQNVIYVLRRPRVQTIPPEQHPGPEAPVAPAAPAEDADSENGSEGERTYEEDLDEEAEAFQPTPPANFRPAAPMTVWRGQSPDGPTAASYGAPQFALPAGFSLNDRMAGPPPAPAPVPSAGPSLPALPEAQTFPAPTPLRATPVSTAPPAIPAPAPWPISEEVAYSPEFAGSQFIDAAPGEPTFAPDGRLRVPAERCPADGFGIAAATMPCAENGFPPFPLLGRSTMGGPHVLRIPVRLTPGCPVPFTEEDVTLYDGDIVFVEHREPDVFYTGGLLGGGQYQLPQNYDIDVLEALAIVRQRGGSTDKSPLTVGGPSSLNQDVTVGASRLIILRKDELGRELRVEVDLEAALRDPGERVLVRPGDYLVLRYTKCEACGAFVERLVFESFLSALANAALFRQFE; encoded by the coding sequence GTGTCCGCCGTCCGCGGAGCGTTCGCTTTGGGCGCGCGGGGACCGCGCCGGCTGGCCGCGGCGGCTCTGCTGGTTCTGTTGGCGGCGACGTCCGGGTGCGCGGCGTTTCGTTCGCTGGAGGGCGTGCCCGCGGGGGATCTCTCGCCGGACTTCCGTCAGCCGGTCCGCAGCGGGCTGGAGACGATCGACCTCACCCTGCTGCGGCGGACCCCGCCCCCGCAGCACCGCGTCGACGCCGGCGACGTACTGAGCGTCTACATCGAGGGCGTACTCGGCGGGCCGGACCAGGCCCCGCCGATTTCCTCCGCGACCCTCGCCCTGGACCGGCCGTCGGTGGGCTATCCGATTGAGGTGCGGGAGGACGGCACGCTCGCCCTGCCCTTCGCCGGGGCCGTGTCTGTCCGGGGGCTCACCCTGCCGCAGGTCGAAGCGACCCTGCGCGAGGAGTTCACGGAGCGTCGCGCCCTGTTGAAGACCGGCCAGGAGCGGGTCCTCGTCAGCCTGCAACGGCCGCGGACGCACTCCGTGCTGGTGATTCGGCAGGAATCAGGGAACCGGCAGGGCAACCTGGGGTCCGCCGGCACGGTCAACTTCGAACTCGACAAGCGGGGCACCGGGCGGATCGTCGACCTGCCGGTCTATCAGAACGACGTACTGCACGCCCTGGCCGCCACCGGCGGCCTGCCGGGGCTGGACGCACAGAACGTGATTTATGTCCTCCGCCGTCCCCGCGTGCAGACGATTCCGCCGGAACAGCACCCCGGGCCGGAGGCGCCCGTCGCCCCGGCCGCCCCCGCCGAAGACGCCGACTCAGAGAACGGTTCCGAGGGCGAGAGAACCTATGAAGAGGACCTCGACGAGGAGGCCGAGGCGTTCCAGCCGACCCCGCCCGCAAACTTCCGGCCGGCCGCCCCGATGACGGTCTGGCGCGGGCAGTCGCCGGACGGTCCGACGGCGGCGTCCTACGGCGCCCCGCAGTTCGCCCTCCCGGCGGGGTTCTCGCTGAACGACCGCATGGCCGGCCCGCCGCCCGCCCCGGCGCCGGTTCCCTCGGCCGGGCCGTCGCTGCCGGCGCTGCCCGAGGCGCAGACCTTCCCCGCCCCGACGCCTCTGCGGGCGACCCCCGTTTCGACGGCGCCGCCCGCCATCCCCGCTCCGGCGCCCTGGCCGATCTCCGAGGAGGTGGCGTACTCACCGGAATTCGCCGGGTCGCAGTTCATCGACGCGGCCCCCGGCGAGCCGACGTTCGCCCCCGACGGACGGTTACGGGTGCCGGCGGAGCGTTGCCCGGCGGACGGCTTCGGCATCGCCGCGGCGACGATGCCCTGTGCGGAGAACGGCTTCCCGCCCTTCCCGCTGCTCGGCCGGTCGACGATGGGCGGCCCGCACGTGCTGCGGATTCCCGTCCGGCTGACCCCCGGCTGCCCGGTGCCCTTCACCGAGGAGGACGTCACCCTCTACGACGGCGACATCGTCTTCGTCGAACACCGCGAGCCGGACGTATTTTATACCGGCGGCCTGCTGGGCGGCGGGCAATATCAACTCCCGCAGAACTACGACATCGACGTGCTGGAAGCGTTGGCGATCGTGCGGCAGCGGGGCGGCTCCACGGACAAGTCCCCGCTGACCGTCGGCGGGCCGTCGTCGCTCAATCAGGACGTGACCGTGGGCGCCAGCCGGCTGATTATCCTGCGGAAGGACGAACTGGGGCGGGAACTGCGGGTGGAGGTCGATCTCGAAGCCGCCCTCCGCGATCCCGGCGAACGCGTGCTGGTGCGGCCGGGGGACTACCTCGTCCTGCGATACACCAAGTGCGAGGCCTGCGGCGCCTTCGTGGAGCGGCTGGTGTTCGAATCCTTCCTCAGCGCCCTCGCCAACGCGGCGCTGTTCCGGCAGTTCGAATAA
- a CDS encoding sugar transferase, producing the protein MFIASSAPQWSDPASPSSETARPAPSRPVPPPPAEAAAASVPQSFAAPIAVAVGTVAVESLSREAFRALVEVERMRSDRSGRSLSVVTLRAPAGDARAAMATAWASRVRTTDRVVWLNRDRLALILWDTDADAARRFLRSAGHAADVPGNRGGTVLYSHPLPVPALEPGADPADGGHDSVLPVEALLVRPMPFWKRSLDVVGALVGLTVLSPALLAVYAAVRLTSPGPALFVQRRAGLGGRVFHLYKFRSMTVDAEARQAAMLTQNEQDGPAFKMEQDPRITAVGRLIRKTSVDELPQLWNVLKGEMSLVGPRPLPIAEADACRPWQRRRLTVTPGLTCGWQVQDRRMAVPFEEWVRMDLRYARRRTVRGDLSLIARTVAAVAREVRPNKPR; encoded by the coding sequence GTGTTCATCGCGTCCTCCGCCCCGCAGTGGTCCGACCCCGCCTCGCCGTCCTCGGAGACGGCGCGTCCGGCCCCCTCACGGCCCGTTCCCCCGCCGCCGGCGGAGGCCGCCGCGGCGTCGGTCCCGCAGTCCTTCGCGGCGCCGATCGCGGTGGCCGTCGGCACGGTCGCCGTCGAATCCCTTTCAAGGGAGGCGTTCCGGGCGCTGGTGGAGGTGGAACGCATGCGGTCGGATCGCAGCGGGCGGTCGCTGTCGGTCGTGACGCTGCGGGCTCCGGCGGGGGACGCCCGCGCCGCGATGGCGACCGCCTGGGCCTCCCGCGTGCGCACCACCGATCGCGTCGTCTGGCTGAACCGGGACCGGTTGGCCCTGATCCTGTGGGACACCGACGCCGACGCTGCCCGTCGGTTCCTCCGCTCCGCCGGACACGCGGCGGACGTCCCGGGGAACCGCGGCGGCACGGTTCTCTATTCGCACCCGCTGCCCGTCCCGGCGCTGGAACCGGGGGCCGATCCGGCCGACGGCGGTCACGACTCCGTGCTGCCGGTGGAGGCCCTGCTGGTGCGGCCGATGCCGTTCTGGAAGCGGTCGCTCGACGTGGTCGGCGCTCTGGTCGGGCTGACGGTCCTCTCGCCGGCGCTGCTGGCGGTGTACGCCGCCGTGCGGCTCACCTCCCCCGGGCCGGCCCTGTTCGTGCAGCGTCGGGCCGGCCTGGGGGGGCGGGTGTTCCATCTTTATAAGTTCCGCTCCATGACCGTGGACGCGGAGGCCCGCCAAGCGGCGATGCTCACGCAGAACGAGCAGGACGGCCCCGCGTTCAAGATGGAACAAGACCCGCGGATCACGGCCGTCGGGCGCCTGATCCGCAAAACGAGCGTCGACGAACTGCCCCAGTTGTGGAACGTATTGAAGGGCGAAATGTCGCTGGTCGGCCCGCGTCCGCTGCCGATCGCCGAGGCCGACGCCTGCCGTCCCTGGCAGCGACGCCGCCTGACCGTCACCCCCGGCCTGACCTGCGGCTGGCAGGTGCAGGACCGCCGGATGGCGGTCCCGTTCGAAGAATGGGTCCGCATGGACCTCCGTTACGCCCGCCGCCGCACCGTCCGCGGAGACCTGTCGCTGATCGCCCGCACCGTCGCCGCCGTCGCCCGCGAAGTCCGCCCCAATAAACCCCGGTGA